Genomic DNA from Paenibacillus sp. MBLB1832:
ACGCCTCGGGTTTAATATACAAGAGGAGAAGCAAGGAAATACAGTGGCACAAGTCACCGCAACGTCGAAAACGAAGTCGAGTGCTACCGCGGTGGCATCCAGCGTGAAAACTACGAAATCCGCTTCTAAACCGTAACAGGCAGGTACTCTTATGACAAAAAAAATTAAGCTTAGATCGTTGTTAATCGGAGGGTTCTTTACCCTTCTTTTTGTTGTGCTCATGGTAAAAGTCTATTGGATTCAAGTAGTAGAAGCTTCTTGGCTGCTAGAGAAGGCAGAGAAGCGATGGGAAACGGACAAAGTGTTGATGCCTGTTCGTGGCTCTATTTTGGATCGTAATGACAAAGTGTTGGCGGTTGAGGCAACAGCTTACACCATTGCACTTAATCCAAAGGTGATTGACACCTATCATATTGCCGAGGATGTTACACAAGGGCTCGCCGATATTCTGAAAGAATCCGAAGCCTCCAGGGCGGAGCTTGTAAACAAGATTCGGGATCGGGCGACCAAGAAGAATCAGGATGGTACGGACTTTGCGGCGAATGTGGAAGTGCGTAATGAAGGCTGGAAGATTGAGAAGCAGAAAGCGGATAAGGTTCGTGAACTGATCAGTTCGATCCAGACGAAGTTGAAACTGGGCACCAAAGCGAATATCGGGATCTCCATTTTAGAAGATAAGAAGCGTTATTATCCAGGTGAGACGTTGGCTTCTCATATTTTGGGATACACGAACAAAGAAGGCGAAGCGGCACTCGGGATGGAGCTCAAATTGAACGATATCCTAAAAGGCGTCCCTGGCATGTTGAGCTATGAGAAGGACGGTAAAGGTGTCGAATTGCCAGACGCGAAGGTGAACTTCAAGCCTGCGGAAGACGGAAGTAATGTGCGATTGACGATCGATAAGAATATTCAATTTTATTTGGAAAGCGCTTTGGCGAAAGTGAATGAGAAGTGGCATCCGAAAAGCTTGACGGCCATTGCCGTTGATCCGCAAACGATGGAAATTTTAGGGATGGCCAATACGCCGACCTTTAACCCGAATTCATACTGGACCATTAAGGATCAGAGTGATTTCAGGAACGGTGCGATCGCTTCTCGCTATGAGCCTGGATCTACCTTCAAGCTTGTTACACTGGCAGGGGCGGTTGAAGAGGGGTTATTCAATCCAAATGAAACCTATCAATCGGGTGCGATTCAAGTTTCTGACCGTACACTCCATGACCATAACATCGTCGGTTGGGGAAAAATCACATTCCTTGAGGGACTTAAGCGATCCAGTAATGTTGCGTTTGTTAAATTGGGGATTGAGAAACTGACCCAGCCGAAGCTACGGGATTACATCACGAAATTTGGTTTTGATCAAAAAACGAATATTGACATGCCAGGCGAAGTGTCTGGACTTATTGATATGAAATATCCGTCTGAGTTCGCGACAGCGACGTATGGACAAGGGAAAGTCGTTGTTACGGCGATTCAACAAACGGCTGCTTACGCAGCGATGGCGAACGGCGGTAAGCTCATGTGGCCGCACATTGTGAAGGATATTTTGGATCCGAAAACAGGCAAGGCGATCACTTCGTTCGAGCCTCAAGTCATTCGCCAAGTCGTAAGCCCGCAAACAGCGACGCAAGTCAGCAATTACTTGGAACAAGTCGTATCGGATCAGGCGATTGGTACGGGTAAGCTTGCTTTCATGGAAGATTACCGAGTTGCTGGGAAAACAGGAACTGCGAATATCGTATTGCCAGGTGGTGGTGGGTATTCTCCGGACACCTGGGTTATTTCTTTCATTGGCTATGCGCCTGTGGAGAATCCGAAAATCCTAGTCACGCTGATTGCCGATCAGCCTGATCTAGGCGGTAACTACCACTTGGGCGGACAGGTGCTCGCTCCAGCTTTCAAAGAAATCGTTGGGGAATCACTTCAATATATGGGCGTTGCTTCTAGTAAGAAGCCGAAAACGGTAACCAAAGAAGCAAATAAGCTGAATGTGCCGAATCTGCTCGACGTTCCTGTCGACAGTGCGAAGGCTACTGCGAAGGACAACGGTCTTTCTCTCGAGGTATTTGGGAAAGGAAGTTCGGTGGTTGATCAATTTCCGAAGGCAGGCACACAGATCTTGTCGACGCAGCGCATCTATGCGGCCTTACAGCCCGTTGATGAGATGCAGCTCCCAAGTCTTGTCGGCAAGTCGCTTCGCGATGCGGTTGAGGCGTGCTCTTTCTTCAAATGGGATTGCCAGACCACAGGCGAGGGTTATGTGTCAGAGCAATCAGCTGCAACGGATGGGCGCAGTGTTACGTTGCAGTTGAAGCCCCTTAGCGATCAGTCAGAGGATTCTTCAGCAGCGTCTCCAACGCCTGGTGCAACGGCTACGCCAGCTTCGAAGTCAACAGCGACACCTAAGCCAACGCCGAAGCCGACACCGAAATCTTCGCCCAATTCGCAATCGGATCAGCAACGCACAACAGCCAATTCAGCACGTTAAGGAATAGCTTGTTCTAACCCCTGTTTGTCCCGAATAGTCATGTTAGGAATGAACTTGACCTGAGTAGGGAAGGGAGACTGAACGTTCATGCGGGCTTCTAACGTTACCGTTCGTCGCAGATTATTTACTGCGTTAATTATTGGCACTGTCATCTTTGCAGCACTGATCGTTCGCTTAGCTTATGTTCAGCTTTGGATTGGACAAGACTTGGCGCTTAAAGCCGAGGAAAGCTGGCGGCGTAATATTGAATTCGCGCCAAAACGAGGCGAGATTCAGGATCGCAATGGACTAACGCTGTCATATAGCATGAGTACGCCAACGATTGTTGCGATACCAGTGCAAATCGAAGATGCACAGAGCACAGCAGCTAAGCTGGCCGAGGTGCTGGATGGCAATGCCGATGATATTTATAAGCAAATCACGAAAAAAACGTCTCAAAACTATATAAAACCTTCAGGACGTAAAATTACGCTCGAGAAAGCGCAAGAGGTGCGGAAGCTGAATTTGCCTGGCATCGTGGTAGCGGAAGATAATAAACGCTATTATCCATATGGCTCCTTAGCTGCGCACATTCTCGGTTTTGCGGGCATTGATAAAGGGTTAACAGGCATCGAGGCCAAATACAATAGCCAGCTTACGGGTATTGAAGGCGGCATTTCGTACATGACGGATGCTGCGGGCAGGCTTTTGAAAGGGACAACCGATACGTACACACCGCCCAAAGATGGGTTGAATGTGAAGCTGACGATTGACAGCCACCTTCAAACCGTGATGGAACGCGAGCTGGATCAAGCGATGGTGCAATATCAAGCGCAGAACGTTATTGCGATTATGATGGACCCCAATACGGGTGAAATTTTAGCAATGGGAAGCCGTCCGACCTATGATCCAAGTAAATATATGGAATCACCAGCGGAAACCTATAATCGCAATTTACCAATTTGGAAAACGTATGAGCCAGGTTCAACCTTCAAAATCATTACGTTAGCTGCAGCAATTGAAGAAAAGAAAGTCGATCTTAAGAACGAGCAATTCTTCGATCCAGGCGCCATTGAAGTTGGAGGGGCTAGACTACGCTGTTGGAAGCGCGGCGGTCATGGCAGTGAAACGATGCTCCAAGTTGTACAAAATTCCTGTAACCCAGGCTTCGTTGTGATGGGACAGCGTTTAGGCAAAGAGAAGCTATTCGACTACATATCCCGATTTGGTTTTGGTAAGAAGACAGGGATTGACCTTGGTGGAGAAGAGAATGGTATTATGTTCAAACCATCCCAAGTCGGTCCTGTAGAGTTGGCAACAACCGCTTTCGGTCAAGGGGTATCCGTGACGCCAATTCAACAAATTACGGCTGTTTCTGCAGCGATTAATGGCGGCAAGCTTTTCAAACCATATGTGGCCAAATCGTTCTCGAATCCCGATACAGGTGAAGTGGTCGATGTGGTTGAGCCTCAATTAGTGCGCAATGTGATCTCGGAGTCCACGTCCAAAGAAGTGCGTGAAGCGCTGGAGAGCGTAGTCGCGAAAGGAACGGGGCGCAATGCCTTCATTGACGGCTATCGTGTTGGCGGTAAAACAGGTACCGCACAAAAAGTAATTAACGGCCGTTATTCACCGGACGAACATATCGTATCTTTCATCGGTTTCGCACCGGCGGATAATCCGAAGGTTGTTATTTACGCAGCGGTGGACGATCCGAAGGGCATTCAATTCGGAGGTCTCATCGCAGCGCCGCTCGTCAAAAATATGATGGCTGATGCACTGCGTTACATGAAAGTGGAACCAAATAAAAATCAACTGGATAAAGACTATCGCTACGGGGAAATTCCTGTTGTCGAAGTGCCGGACTTGGTTGGCGCGTCAGTTGATGATATATTAGAAGACCTGAACATGAATTTTAGACTTGCGAAGTCGGGGAATGGCAAATATGTCATTTCACAGGCGCCGAAGGCGGGTTCACGTGTGGATCAAGGATCGACGATTCGCATTTTCTTATCTGATGTTGATCCAGAGAAATAAACGGTTTTGCTTATGATTTTAAAAATATTTACATTTAAGCTTTTCTACTCGCATAAAATTGTCCATAATAGATAGGGTACTTTCTTATATTTCTTAGGAAGAGAGGGTTGCACATGAAGCTGCAGGAACTTGCTTCCGCACTGCTGATCACCCGCATACATGGCGATATCGACACGGAAATTACGGGAATTGAGGCAGACTCTCGCAAAGTAAAACCAGGAGATTTGTTTCTATGTATCCCTGGCCTCAAAGTAGATGGTCATGATTATGCCCCAAAAGCGATTGCGCTTGGGGCTTCTGCGCTTGTAACGGAAAGAGTGCTCGATGTTCCTGTCCCGCAACTTGTGGTGAAGGATGCCCGTTACGCGATGGCAGCGTTAGCGGCGCATTTTTATGGATATCCGAGCAAGTCTTTGAAAATGATTGGCATCACAGGCACGAATGGGAAGACTACCTCCACGTATCTTCTGGAAAAAATTATTGCGGATCGCGGCTTCACTACGGGGCTGATGGGCAATATTCATATCAAAATTGGCGACGCCTACATAGAGAATACAGCGACCAATACGCAGGAAGCGCATGAACTTCAACGTATTTTGAGGGAGATGGCTGATGCGGGCACGCA
This window encodes:
- a CDS encoding penicillin-binding transpeptidase domain-containing protein — encoded protein: MTKKIKLRSLLIGGFFTLLFVVLMVKVYWIQVVEASWLLEKAEKRWETDKVLMPVRGSILDRNDKVLAVEATAYTIALNPKVIDTYHIAEDVTQGLADILKESEASRAELVNKIRDRATKKNQDGTDFAANVEVRNEGWKIEKQKADKVRELISSIQTKLKLGTKANIGISILEDKKRYYPGETLASHILGYTNKEGEAALGMELKLNDILKGVPGMLSYEKDGKGVELPDAKVNFKPAEDGSNVRLTIDKNIQFYLESALAKVNEKWHPKSLTAIAVDPQTMEILGMANTPTFNPNSYWTIKDQSDFRNGAIASRYEPGSTFKLVTLAGAVEEGLFNPNETYQSGAIQVSDRTLHDHNIVGWGKITFLEGLKRSSNVAFVKLGIEKLTQPKLRDYITKFGFDQKTNIDMPGEVSGLIDMKYPSEFATATYGQGKVVVTAIQQTAAYAAMANGGKLMWPHIVKDILDPKTGKAITSFEPQVIRQVVSPQTATQVSNYLEQVVSDQAIGTGKLAFMEDYRVAGKTGTANIVLPGGGGYSPDTWVISFIGYAPVENPKILVTLIADQPDLGGNYHLGGQVLAPAFKEIVGESLQYMGVASSKKPKTVTKEANKLNVPNLLDVPVDSAKATAKDNGLSLEVFGKGSSVVDQFPKAGTQILSTQRIYAALQPVDEMQLPSLVGKSLRDAVEACSFFKWDCQTTGEGYVSEQSAATDGRSVTLQLKPLSDQSEDSSAASPTPGATATPASKSTATPKPTPKPTPKSSPNSQSDQQRTTANSAR
- a CDS encoding stage V sporulation protein D — encoded protein: MRASNVTVRRRLFTALIIGTVIFAALIVRLAYVQLWIGQDLALKAEESWRRNIEFAPKRGEIQDRNGLTLSYSMSTPTIVAIPVQIEDAQSTAAKLAEVLDGNADDIYKQITKKTSQNYIKPSGRKITLEKAQEVRKLNLPGIVVAEDNKRYYPYGSLAAHILGFAGIDKGLTGIEAKYNSQLTGIEGGISYMTDAAGRLLKGTTDTYTPPKDGLNVKLTIDSHLQTVMERELDQAMVQYQAQNVIAIMMDPNTGEILAMGSRPTYDPSKYMESPAETYNRNLPIWKTYEPGSTFKIITLAAAIEEKKVDLKNEQFFDPGAIEVGGARLRCWKRGGHGSETMLQVVQNSCNPGFVVMGQRLGKEKLFDYISRFGFGKKTGIDLGGEENGIMFKPSQVGPVELATTAFGQGVSVTPIQQITAVSAAINGGKLFKPYVAKSFSNPDTGEVVDVVEPQLVRNVISESTSKEVREALESVVAKGTGRNAFIDGYRVGGKTGTAQKVINGRYSPDEHIVSFIGFAPADNPKVVIYAAVDDPKGIQFGGLIAAPLVKNMMADALRYMKVEPNKNQLDKDYRYGEIPVVEVPDLVGASVDDILEDLNMNFRLAKSGNGKYVISQAPKAGSRVDQGSTIRIFLSDVDPEK